In a single window of the Xylanimonas protaetiae genome:
- a CDS encoding peptidoglycan D,D-transpeptidase FtsI family protein: MTIFVGRLVQVQVFEAPGLAAQARDGRMTTVNVPAHRGDITDRNGVVLATSVDRYTISADPWAIQKFRGGSRTDAAGSPVADGALGVAQLLAPVLGRDRAELAAQINGDSRYVVLARNVEPDKQREISALRLAAVIRTELVSQRVYPQKTIAGPLLGFVDADQVGQGGLERAFDDLLAGQAGSETFERSLDGVRIPGGQSMSTPAVPGGDVQLTIDSEVQWKAQSSLDDMVRRSGAAFGIALVVDLQTGEMLAIADSGSVDPNDRSNADVARGSRAVQDIFDPGSTAKVITMAAALETGAWAVDSQFTVPFRFTTPNGQSFRDSHDHPTWNLTLAGILARSSNTGTVQVAEKIPPQVQYDFMHKFGFGQPTGLNLPGESNGILHPVDRWDGRTRYAVTFGQGVSVNAVQALDVFSTVGNGGVNVPPVLVKGTRVPGGELVPTARAAGTRVISAETSTTLLHMMEEVTGEDGTAASAQIPGYRVAGKTGTAQIIMPGKATTYMSSFVGVAPADAPRFAVGVFLKSPRTSIYGGVVAAPVFRDVMSFVLQKEGVPPSAPAPDPLPLTW, translated from the coding sequence GTGACGATCTTCGTCGGCCGGCTGGTCCAGGTGCAGGTCTTCGAGGCGCCGGGCCTCGCCGCGCAGGCCCGTGACGGGCGCATGACCACGGTGAACGTGCCCGCGCACCGCGGCGACATCACGGACCGCAACGGCGTCGTGCTCGCGACGTCCGTGGACCGGTACACGATCTCGGCGGACCCGTGGGCGATCCAGAAGTTCCGGGGCGGCAGCCGCACCGACGCGGCCGGCAGCCCCGTGGCCGACGGCGCGCTCGGCGTCGCCCAGCTGCTCGCGCCCGTGCTGGGGCGCGACCGGGCCGAGCTCGCGGCGCAGATCAACGGCGACAGCCGGTACGTGGTGCTGGCCCGCAACGTGGAGCCGGACAAGCAGCGCGAGATCAGCGCGCTGCGCCTGGCGGCGGTGATCCGCACCGAGCTCGTCTCCCAGCGGGTCTACCCGCAGAAGACCATCGCGGGCCCGCTCCTCGGCTTCGTCGACGCCGACCAGGTGGGCCAGGGCGGCCTCGAGCGCGCCTTCGACGACCTGCTCGCGGGCCAGGCCGGGTCGGAGACCTTCGAGCGCTCGCTCGACGGCGTCCGCATCCCGGGCGGCCAGTCGATGTCGACCCCCGCCGTGCCCGGCGGCGACGTCCAGCTGACGATCGACAGCGAGGTCCAGTGGAAGGCGCAGTCGTCGCTGGACGACATGGTCCGCAGGTCGGGGGCCGCGTTCGGCATCGCGCTCGTCGTGGACCTCCAGACCGGGGAGATGCTGGCGATCGCGGACTCCGGGTCGGTCGACCCGAACGACCGCAGCAACGCCGACGTCGCCCGCGGCTCCCGCGCGGTGCAGGACATCTTCGACCCGGGCTCCACGGCCAAGGTGATCACGATGGCCGCGGCGCTCGAGACGGGCGCGTGGGCGGTCGACAGCCAGTTCACCGTGCCGTTCCGGTTCACGACGCCGAACGGCCAGTCCTTCCGCGACTCGCACGACCACCCGACGTGGAACCTCACGCTCGCGGGCATCCTGGCGCGGTCGTCCAACACGGGCACCGTGCAGGTCGCCGAGAAGATCCCGCCGCAGGTCCAGTACGACTTCATGCACAAGTTCGGCTTCGGCCAGCCCACGGGGCTCAACCTGCCGGGCGAGTCGAACGGCATCCTGCACCCCGTGGACCGCTGGGACGGGCGCACGCGCTACGCCGTCACGTTCGGCCAGGGCGTCTCCGTCAACGCAGTCCAGGCGCTGGACGTGTTCTCGACCGTCGGCAACGGCGGCGTGAACGTGCCCCCGGTGCTGGTCAAGGGCACGCGCGTCCCCGGCGGCGAGCTCGTGCCGACGGCGCGGGCCGCCGGCACGCGCGTCATCTCCGCGGAGACCTCCACGACGCTGCTGCACATGATGGAGGAGGTCACGGGCGAGGACGGCACGGCGGCGAGCGCCCAGATCCCCGGCTACCGCGTCGCGGGCAAGACAGGCACGGCGCAGATCATCATGCCGGGCAAGGCGACGACGTACATGTCGTCGTTCGTCGGCGTCGCGCCGGCGGACGCCCCGCGGTTCGCCGTCGGCGTGTTCCTCAAGAGCCCGCGGACCTCGATCTACGGCGGCGTCGTCGCCGCGCCGGTGTTCCGCGACGTGATGAGCTTCGTCCTCCAGAAGGAGGGCGTCCCGCCGAGCGCGCCGGCCCCGGACCCGCTCCCGCTGACCTGGTGA
- a CDS encoding UDP-N-acetylmuramoyl-L-alanyl-D-glutamate--2,6-diaminopimelate ligase has product MTTPLERIRPAATAARRVRDLAHTFDLRATGPWGEETVTSVASDNRVVSIGDLFVALPGANAHGARFAADAVARGATAVLTDDAGAALLADMTVPVLVADDPRAILGLVAAWVYGSPAEHLTTFAVTGTNGKTTTAYQLDHLLRSLGFTSGLIGTVEMRSGDRVLPSRLTTPEAADLQALLAAMREDGVRTLAMEVSSHALALHRVDGVRYGVAGFTNLSQDHLDFHGDMQSYFEAKALLFTPEHSRRAVVVVDDAWGVRMADAAQVPVATLRTVPDGPDADWTVSDVAPHGTGSAFTVTHTDGRTLRTSTTLPGHFNVANAALALVMVVEGGAHLEDVAEALATGGGLAGVVPGRMEVVGAGSETDPRVVVDFAHNTEALELALGALRATTPGRLVVVFGATGDRDKGKRPAMGAAAVAGADVVVVTDDDPHGEDPAAVRAEVLAGARAAAEREAATRTVEVREQAPRADAIRQVVAEAAAGDTVLIAGRGHETIQDVAGVDVLLDDRVEARAALNERTA; this is encoded by the coding sequence GTGACAACCCCGCTCGAACGGATCCGGCCCGCTGCCACCGCGGCCCGCCGGGTACGGGACCTCGCCCACACGTTCGACCTCCGGGCCACGGGCCCGTGGGGGGAGGAGACCGTCACGTCGGTCGCCTCCGACAACCGCGTGGTCTCCATCGGCGACCTGTTCGTGGCCCTGCCGGGCGCCAACGCGCACGGCGCCCGGTTCGCCGCCGACGCGGTCGCGCGCGGCGCCACGGCCGTCCTGACCGACGACGCCGGCGCCGCCCTCCTGGCCGACATGACCGTGCCGGTGCTCGTCGCCGACGACCCGCGCGCGATCCTCGGCCTCGTCGCCGCGTGGGTCTACGGCTCGCCCGCCGAGCACCTGACCACGTTCGCGGTCACGGGCACGAACGGGAAGACGACCACGGCCTACCAGCTCGACCACCTGCTGCGCTCGCTCGGCTTCACGAGCGGCCTCATCGGCACCGTCGAGATGCGCTCGGGGGACCGCGTGCTGCCCTCGCGCCTCACGACGCCCGAGGCCGCCGACCTCCAGGCGCTCCTCGCCGCGATGCGCGAGGACGGCGTCCGCACGCTCGCGATGGAGGTCAGCTCGCACGCCCTGGCGCTGCACCGCGTCGACGGCGTCCGCTACGGCGTCGCCGGGTTCACCAACCTGAGCCAGGACCACCTGGACTTCCACGGCGACATGCAGTCGTACTTCGAGGCCAAGGCGCTCCTGTTCACGCCCGAGCACTCGCGCCGCGCCGTCGTCGTCGTCGACGACGCCTGGGGCGTGCGCATGGCCGACGCCGCTCAGGTGCCCGTCGCCACCCTGCGGACGGTCCCGGACGGCCCGGACGCCGACTGGACGGTCTCCGACGTCGCGCCGCACGGCACCGGCTCCGCGTTCACCGTCACGCACACGGACGGCCGCACGCTGCGCACCTCGACCACGCTCCCGGGCCACTTCAACGTCGCCAACGCGGCGCTCGCGCTCGTCATGGTGGTCGAGGGCGGCGCGCACCTGGAGGACGTGGCCGAGGCGCTCGCGACGGGCGGCGGCCTGGCGGGCGTCGTGCCGGGGCGCATGGAGGTCGTCGGGGCGGGCAGCGAGACCGACCCGCGCGTCGTCGTCGACTTCGCGCACAACACCGAGGCGCTCGAGCTTGCGCTCGGCGCGCTGCGCGCCACCACGCCGGGCAGGCTCGTCGTCGTCTTCGGCGCCACGGGCGACCGGGACAAGGGCAAGCGCCCCGCCATGGGGGCGGCCGCCGTCGCGGGCGCCGACGTCGTCGTCGTGACGGACGACGACCCGCACGGCGAGGACCCGGCCGCCGTCCGCGCCGAGGTGCTCGCCGGCGCGCGTGCCGCCGCCGAGCGGGAGGCCGCGACCCGTACCGTGGAGGTCCGCGAGCAGGCACCGCGGGCCGACGCGATCCGGCAGGTGGTCGCCGAGGCGGCCGCGGGGGACACCGTGCTCATCGCGGGACGGGGCCACGAGACCATCCAGGACGTGGCAGGCGTGGACGTCCTGCTCGACGACCGGGTCGAGGCCCGTGCCGCACTGAACGAGAGGACCGCATGA
- a CDS encoding UDP-N-acetylmuramoyl-tripeptide--D-alanyl-D-alanine ligase, which produces MIQLTASEVAQATGGRLAADPDVRVTGPVVADSRQVEPGALFVAIPGEHVDGADFAAGAVADGAALVLASREVGGLPVVVVDDVPRALGDLARVVLERLRAANPAVKVFSITGSAGKTTTKDLLGRLVAEQDGDTVAPVGSYNSEVGLPLTVLRGTAATRKLVLELGADKPGDIGYLASIVRPQVAVILMVGTAHIEFFGSQDAIANAKAEVLEGLVPGGVAVLNADDERVLGLAPRATAAGHRVVTFGRVPAADVRAEDVTVDATGRASFTLRVRARVAAAGEVADDLRLPVSLRLVGEHHVSNALAAATAAILAGTSPAVVAERLSAAEPGSPHRMAVTERPDGVTVVDDAYNANPESMRAALRSLAVMAGRERRSVAVLGEMRELGANARVAHHEIGLLAVRLNIKLLVVVGDGAYHIHEGATQEGSWGEETVFVPDLDAARTALDELVRPGDVVLVKASNGSGLWRLGDELAAGTLGAAQ; this is translated from the coding sequence ATGATCCAGCTGACCGCGTCCGAGGTGGCGCAGGCGACGGGCGGCCGCCTGGCCGCCGACCCCGACGTCCGGGTGACCGGGCCTGTGGTCGCCGACTCGCGGCAGGTGGAGCCCGGCGCGCTCTTCGTGGCCATCCCGGGCGAGCACGTCGACGGCGCGGACTTCGCCGCCGGCGCGGTCGCCGACGGCGCCGCCCTGGTGCTCGCGTCGCGCGAGGTCGGGGGCCTGCCGGTCGTCGTCGTCGACGACGTGCCCCGGGCGCTCGGTGACCTGGCCCGTGTGGTGCTGGAGCGCCTGCGGGCCGCGAACCCGGCCGTCAAGGTCTTCAGCATCACGGGATCCGCCGGCAAGACCACCACGAAGGACCTGCTGGGCAGGCTCGTGGCGGAGCAGGACGGCGACACGGTCGCGCCCGTCGGGTCGTACAACAGCGAGGTCGGGCTGCCGCTCACGGTGCTGCGCGGCACCGCGGCGACGCGCAAGCTCGTCCTGGAGCTCGGCGCGGACAAGCCCGGCGACATCGGCTACCTCGCGTCGATCGTGCGGCCGCAGGTCGCGGTCATCCTCATGGTCGGCACGGCGCACATCGAGTTCTTCGGCAGCCAGGACGCCATCGCGAACGCCAAGGCGGAGGTGCTGGAGGGGCTCGTCCCGGGAGGCGTCGCCGTCCTCAACGCGGACGACGAGCGTGTGCTGGGCCTCGCCCCGCGTGCGACCGCCGCGGGGCACCGCGTCGTCACGTTCGGCCGCGTGCCCGCCGCCGACGTCCGCGCCGAGGACGTCACCGTGGACGCCACGGGCCGCGCCTCGTTCACGCTGCGCGTGCGCGCCCGCGTCGCCGCGGCGGGCGAGGTGGCCGACGACCTGCGTCTGCCCGTCTCGCTGCGCCTCGTCGGCGAGCACCACGTCTCCAACGCGCTCGCCGCCGCCACGGCCGCGATCCTCGCCGGGACGTCGCCCGCCGTCGTCGCCGAGCGGCTCTCGGCCGCCGAGCCGGGCAGCCCGCACCGCATGGCGGTCACGGAGCGGCCCGACGGCGTCACGGTCGTCGACGACGCCTACAACGCCAACCCCGAGTCGATGCGGGCCGCGCTGCGCTCCCTGGCCGTCATGGCCGGGCGCGAGCGCCGCTCCGTGGCGGTGCTGGGGGAGATGCGTGAGCTGGGCGCGAACGCCCGCGTGGCGCACCATGAGATCGGGCTCCTCGCGGTCCGACTGAACATCAAGCTGCTCGTCGTCGTCGGCGACGGGGCGTACCACATCCACGAGGGGGCCACGCAGGAGGGCTCCTGGGGGGAGGAGACCGTGTTCGTGCCGGACCTCGACGCCGCGCGCACCGCGCTCGACGAGCTCGTCCGACCGGGC